The following coding sequences are from one Rhodobiaceae bacterium window:
- a CDS encoding DinB family protein — MSYKPTACEMARYNKWQNENLLQVCDALSPEVLEEDRGIFFRSILATFDHILNVDQVLLQMTKSGEIPPFDPNKRTNATYEAFKTARVELDDEITRVCEGAGPTWFEDDLPRESAELGRTRHFPRWFYIAQMFNHQTHHRSQITSELHRMGVDYGNTDMPFNPLTPY; from the coding sequence GTGAGTTACAAACCAACTGCCTGCGAAATGGCGCGGTATAATAAGTGGCAGAACGAAAATTTGCTGCAGGTATGCGACGCGCTTTCGCCGGAGGTCCTGGAAGAGGATCGGGGTATTTTCTTTCGCTCAATCCTGGCGACGTTTGATCACATTCTGAATGTGGATCAGGTGCTGTTGCAGATGACGAAGTCTGGTGAAATACCTCCATTCGATCCAAACAAGCGCACAAACGCCACCTATGAGGCTTTCAAAACGGCTCGAGTAGAGCTGGATGACGAGATCACCCGCGTTTGTGAGGGAGCCGGACCAACATGGTTCGAAGATGACCTGCCACGCGAGAGTGCCGAGTTGGGTCGGACCCGCCATTTTCCCCGCTGGTTCTATATTGCCCAGATGTTCAACCATCAGACGCACCATCGAAGTCAGATCACGTCAGAACTTCACCGGATGGGTGTGGATTACGGCAATACCGACATGCCGTTCAATCCACTGACCCCCTACTGA
- the gpx1 gene encoding hydroperoxy fatty acid reductase gpx1, translating into MSAHQFAFQHISGGELALSDFSGGAVLIVNTASQCGFTPQYRDLQGLWERYGDKGLTVIGVPSNDFGAQEPGTEAEIVSFCEVNYSVSFPMVSKQVVLGAEAHPFYKWVVAEAGEGAAPKWNFHKYLIGPSGNLAGAFPSKVGPLDAALLAEIDKVLA; encoded by the coding sequence ATGAGCGCGCATCAGTTTGCTTTTCAGCACATATCAGGGGGCGAACTTGCCCTTTCCGACTTTTCAGGTGGCGCTGTGTTGATCGTCAACACCGCCAGCCAGTGCGGATTCACGCCGCAATACCGCGATTTGCAGGGGCTTTGGGAACGCTATGGCGACAAAGGCCTCACCGTCATCGGTGTCCCGTCGAATGATTTTGGCGCACAGGAACCAGGCACCGAAGCGGAAATCGTGAGCTTTTGTGAGGTGAACTATTCGGTCAGTTTTCCGATGGTTTCAAAGCAGGTTGTTCTCGGCGCAGAGGCACACCCGTTTTACAAATGGGTTGTGGCGGAAGCTGGCGAAGGGGCGGCACCGAAGTGGAATTTCCACAAATACCTTATCGGGCCGAGCGGTAACCTTGCCGGCGCCTTCCCCAGCAAGGTTGGGCCGCTCGATGCAGCGCTTCTTGCTGAAATCGATAAGGTACTCGCGTGA
- the pdeB gene encoding cyclic di-GMP phosphodiesterase PdeB: MSRLNKIMLVMTSAILAATLSFGLIVFGELKDMEAWLVGGVIFLLVAQTHATLARASERKLFVKNIADINSFAAGLNRDLERAEADIEVLTERLETETKTRNEEIVAEMRVIETFVKRLAEERQPAKQIAATQQSNRVVPLPGVAAPAVPVGEMNDADLLDVIRHALEENRVDLYLQPIVTLPQRKVKYYEALTRLRGGSGEIIMPGDYMRVAEPAGMMPTIDNLLLFRCVQVVRKLNERDSDTGVFCNISANSLLDSDFFPQFVEYMQHNTMLADQLVFEFSQATIDACGPIEIASLDALAKLGFRFSMDQVTDINLDYRRLHNLNVRYVKIAAHVLVGQADDGRTDIRPEDIKELMARYGMNLIVDMIEKERSVVDVLDFNVDYGQGYLFGSPRPVRDEVLADVA, translated from the coding sequence ATGTCGCGCTTGAACAAGATCATGCTCGTGATGACATCGGCCATTTTGGCAGCGACCCTGTCCTTTGGCTTGATTGTTTTCGGGGAATTGAAAGACATGGAAGCCTGGCTTGTGGGCGGGGTGATCTTCCTTCTTGTTGCGCAGACCCATGCAACCTTGGCGCGTGCAAGCGAACGCAAACTGTTCGTCAAAAACATTGCGGACATTAATTCCTTTGCAGCTGGCCTCAACCGTGACCTTGAACGCGCAGAGGCTGATATTGAAGTGCTGACCGAGCGGCTGGAAACAGAAACCAAAACCCGCAATGAAGAGATTGTCGCAGAGATGCGCGTGATCGAGACTTTTGTGAAACGTCTCGCCGAAGAGCGCCAACCGGCAAAACAGATTGCCGCCACACAACAGAGCAACCGCGTTGTGCCCCTGCCGGGCGTTGCTGCACCCGCGGTGCCGGTCGGGGAAATGAATGACGCTGATCTTTTGGATGTGATCCGCCATGCATTGGAAGAAAATCGCGTAGATCTCTACCTGCAGCCGATTGTGACGCTGCCTCAGCGCAAGGTGAAATACTATGAAGCGCTGACGAGACTTCGCGGTGGCTCGGGCGAAATTATTATGCCAGGCGACTACATGCGGGTGGCCGAACCTGCGGGCATGATGCCAACCATTGATAATCTGCTGCTGTTTCGCTGTGTGCAGGTTGTGCGGAAACTGAACGAACGGGACTCAGACACAGGTGTGTTTTGCAATATTTCTGCAAACTCGTTGCTCGACAGCGACTTTTTCCCGCAATTTGTTGAATACATGCAGCACAATACAATGCTCGCAGATCAGCTTGTTTTTGAATTCTCTCAGGCAACAATTGATGCCTGTGGCCCAATCGAAATTGCGAGCCTCGATGCGCTCGCGAAGCTTGGCTTCCGCTTCTCCATGGACCAGGTGACCGACATTAATCTCGACTATCGCCGCCTCCACAACCTGAACGTACGCTACGTAAAGATCGCAGCCCACGTGCTGGTAGGCCAGGCAGATGATGGCCGGACGGATATCCGGCCTGAGGACATCAAAGAACTGATGGCCCGCTACGGCATGAACCTCATCGTCGACATGATCGAGAAAGAACGCTCCGTGGTTGATGTTCTAGACTTCAATGTCGACTATGGACAGGGCTACCTCTTTGGCTCGCCGCGCCCCGTCCGCGATGAAGTCCTGGCGGACGTTGCCTGA